The nucleotide sequence tttttcttttacaacttgtgacttgtatggagagttgtctcattggcactcataccacatcttcttatatctactgtTAATCTACCAACAAAACAAATAACTGTTACAGTAATAAAAGCACGACATGTACctcttatttcattattttttagaaGGGATGttcacatgtcatgttcatttTATCAAGATTTTACTGTAGAATAGTTCAATTTACGTCTGTATACAACAAGTGTCTTCGGAATCATAGAGGTAAACAGATTAAATGTAAAAAGGCTTGATATTCGATATTTTTAATGAAGACATAGATCCTAATTGcattgcaaataaaacatttaatattgtacagttctataaaaaaaaataaaaaaaataatgcaattgTTTCAGTCATATTATCACAGCAATATACCACACAAAATTAAGGGAAATTTATCTCTTCTCAAAGCGGCGTTAAAAAGGTGTTCTTAAAAATTCGTATAGAGACAAAAATCTTTTAAATCtggttttaagtttttttctcttTGAGGCATTAGAGTAAGCTGTTACCCAAAAGCAACCGACTTCCATCTATGTGTAAAAAGTAGGACTTAACTCTTAAGATATACATTTACTCGCAATAATCCTCTATCCAATTTGTTTGTTAGTTCATAATACAAATTAACTTTTTTATAATCCGACTGATCGTAATTAATCTGAAGTACCTTTTTTGTATTTGCATTATTTAGTAAATTGTTTACCATGTAAACAATATCTTTAATCTTGATCTCATAAAAAGTAATtggatttataaaatattaaacacttaaaaaagattattgaaatatttgatgtTTACCGATTCGAATGAAAAtgctataaaaaatctaaagacgaataaaaatatatttccccCAATTTATGGGAAATTAAATTCAAACCAGCCAggataaacaaatataaaacatccGCGATATGGCTTCAGCAGTATCGCAGCATGAGTGCTACGGACGTAGTAATATTTTAAAGTACCATTTTcttgaaaaatgatgaaaattggAAAGCTGGCTTCAATATACCCTGTATTTGTATCATTCAAAGTAAAAAATGGGCAActagacaaaaataaataaaatattaatgtcTGAAGTCTTAAATGGTAATTTTTTAcgtattaattttaataaatttttgaaGCCCGCAaatcaaatacattatttttgtaaaatcttCAAAATCGAGTGAAATCTGGAACCGAATGACTTACTTGGTTCTTAGACAAGATAAGATTTTCCTTTTATCAAACTTTAGTTGTTTTAACAAATTGATGGAACATTTTATGAAGCTTAAGTTATCGTAAAGAATTTAAAATTCGAATAAATATTATAGGAAGTGCGGGATGATGTTTTCGAACTAAAAGTGCATAATCTAATCCTGCAATTCCTCTAACAGATTCAAAGTCGTTTGGAAATTATGGAGAACTAAAACATATTATATAAGCCTATTTCCTCGCAATTCCTTGAGGTTCACATTcgtaacatttaataaaaatatattacaacaTTTGGAAAATGGAAAATCGataattataaaaagaatgatcataaaaggctaaaaaacattttaaatgcaCTTATGAGATTCCGTTTTCTGTCCaacggtgtgtagaaataccatAGCGACATAacctcatttttatatagatgtgCAAAGGCGATTTTTCTCAGTCTTCTGATATTTAATAAGcataaaataaagtatttgcgGTCTACTTACTGACTGGTTTGTGGGAGCATTGCCGACAGTCCATAACGGGATTTGGGTCAACGTTTGCTAATATGTATGCTAATGTCAAATGTATACCTCATTAATTTTTAAACTGTAAGTCAATACGACAATGTGCTATACGATCGATATATAAATCACTCACCATGTCTTTAACACAAGTCATTTAAATGTAGTCTGCCATATTTGGAAGGTAACAAGCTGCCATATTTGGTATGTATAAAATGTATACCTTATAAGAGATAtataattttgatttgaaaaagaaAGAGACAATCGAtgattattttaaattgttttcatttcctatcaataaaatgataattggctttaacttacctgtaaaatataacagtttcagcgtattatatttcaaatgtattaGTATTTTAGTTGCACATAAGCAAACTGTCAATTTATAACATGTAAATAGAAAAGATCTCTTTGTGTGAGCACCAGAAAACAAAGCACCGAAATaagagtactcgtagttactgaaAACTAGTTCAAATCCACGATCTTGTGCAattccaaaatataaataaacagtttcaATAGGATTTAGTATCATAAGTGTTCATAACTGTACATATCAAGCAATATATGttcagttatgttttattttgtcaaaaaaaaaaaacaacaaaaaacgaatGCTtgtaccaataaaacaatataataagATTTTACTACTGTGTTTAATAGATAACCTTTAAAcataagtttatttaaaagaatCAATAAGATTTCATGGATAATATCTTAATTTAAGAACTTTAAAAACAACATCACCGTTACAATTAAGATTTGATATCACATTGTTAATTATAACTCTAAAGATGCAGGCAAACTTTCTAACACATCTTTGTGTTCATAAAAGAATTTGGTTGAGTTCAACCATAAACCAGCACACCTAAGTGCAAATAATCAGAAACAACCATAAACTGGTACACATAAACCGGCACTCCTAATTGCAAATATTTGTGAACAACCATAAACCGACACAGCGTAAACACCCATAAACAAACATAAACCGGCGCCTAAGTGCAAATACTCAGGAAAAACCATAAACCGGCACACAGAGATTAaagagataatttttcatttcctatcgttaattatccatttttagatggtgaggttcccttgtcaccatcttatggtgtagttttggcgttaatattgattcacttatagggtctttgcatcggaactcaacacatttatttaaaaaaatagttgttggcatgacacgggttaagTTCTTCTCATAGATGtgatgatggtatgatactaaacccctaacatgAAGGATTgaacctgatattcatatgatgaagacataatatttcaaccAGTTTAATCGAAGTCtagagctgacatgtcagttaactgctagtagtcttgttatttatgtattattgtccttttgtttattttctttggttacatcttctgacaccaGACTCGGACTTCGCCTGAACTGAATTTTattgtgcatattgttatgcgtttacttttctacattgtctagaggtataggggagggttgagatctcaaaaacatgtttaaccccgcctcatttttgcgcctgtcaaaagtcaggagcctctggcctttgtaagctttgttttatttttaattttagtttcttgtgtataattaggAATTTagaatggcgttcattatcactgaactagtatatatatttgtttggggaccagctgaaggacgcctccgggttcgaaatttctcactgcattaaagacctgttggtgaccttctgctgttgtctgttctatggtcatgttgttgtctctttgacacattccccatttccattctcaaatttacacattcatgtatttggttttgatgttatattgttatatttgtttctttaaaaatgtcctgtaccaagtcaggaaaatggccattgttatatcatagttcgtttctgtgtgtgtaacatttttacgttgtgtttccgttgtgtcgtttgttttctcctattttttttAGTgagaattcacattactataagacgtgtcacggtacttttctatcccaaattcatgtatttggttttttatgttatattggttattttcatcggatctgtctaatgcttagtccgttgctgtgtgtgtttcattttaatgttgtgtcgttgttctcctctaatatttaatgcatttccctcagttttagtttgttaccccgattttggtttttgtccatagatttatgagttttgaacagcggtatactactgttgcctttattttcacatatgtgCAACTACTTGGAAACAACCATAAACCGTAACAGCCAAGTGTAATCAATCAGGAACAACCTTTAACCGTCACACCTAAGTGCAAGTACTCTAGAACAAACATAAACCGACACACTTAAGTGCAACTATTTGGGAACAACCATAAACCGGCACACCGACGTGAAAATACTCGGAAATAACCACAAACCGGCACACAAGTACAAATATGCCCCAAAACACAAGAATGTCTTGTAGAAAATAGAATCTAATTCAGAACTGACATGATCGttcttatatcaattttattgtattctTGTTTACGTAAATTTAGAATAGAATTTTAGCAGTAACATGTGTAACGTATAAGTAAAATTGGACCTTTTTATTTCTTGTTAGTTGTTCAAAACACTGAATTCAAATTGGATTGAGTGTATTAGATGTTTCGAAACAATTACCCGCCCCCTTTATTCTACACAACCACCCGCACAGCAAAGTGTATTCTTTTTTTACTCTGTTTATTCACGGTAATGTTGTTTTTAGTTAATTCATGCGCTGTTAACAAACACGTGAAACAAggaatgtgtttttttaatttgataaatgctttttgtgttttttgtgtatgtttgttgatcttgagattgtaacacagtgatgactgctgtaactatatttttgactattttaacgattatgtctgttttgttcacgcatcgtcgAAAAAAACGGAATTTAAtccgactgtcataaaagtgagaggtctatcgctataaaaacaggttcaatccaccagttTCTACATTTCAAATTGCCTGTACCAGTCAGAAAAATAACAGTTGTTGGTCAttcgtttttgaaatattttgtcatttgattttgccatgtgatgagggactttccgactgaattttccgcggagttcagtaattttgtgattttatttttaagcACGCCTCATTCTTGGGCCGTGTTCTTATCATTTCTGTTGTGGTAATATACCATTGCAATATACAATCTCGTTCATTGCAAATAACCGTTGTGAATTATTTACTAATCCGTAAATATATCTGTTTTCGGTGACGAATGTTCATTCCTTTAAGTCATgactttctttataaataaacattaacGGTTCGGTAACTACAATAAACAACTGATTCCACCCAATTTGAATTTGCCGAAAAGTACATGTTTCTAGAGAGATTAAAATTCATAACCGAAAAGACCGAAAAGCCAGGTAAATTGGTCGTCACTTTTCATCAAATCTTTAGACTGGTGTCtcgattttcatatttttatatataatatatattcagaaaatcttttgattaattataaaattatttttgttgattataATTGTATGAAGGTCGTATATGGGACTCCAGTTGTGTACCATCGTACTTAACGTTTTCATCACATTGTTTGACTATGTCACTTTGTTTGGTTGTAGAggaaaacaatacaaaatggaatgttttataaacatttaaaggaacttaaaataaatcttttatactttatttttgtatttttggaaGAATGATTAAATTAGCCAAagttaaatatttgataaattttggaatAAAAAAGGTAAAAGAACAGAGTGAAAGATTAGGTACTTTGAGCTTGCTTTGAGTACTTTCAAACATTCTTTTATCGATATTGTGAAAGCATGTTCTTTATTTGCTCCTTTtctatgatatttgttttattgaattgattgggtttttttttgtttttttttttttacttctttgtTGCGCCTTAATAGAACGCTGAAAGAAAGGATATTGAGTATCATTTGATGATAACAACACAAATCACTACTTGTAAGAAACAATATGTAATTGTCGTTCTTCATCTTAAAGTCACTTTATGTGTATATTCTATCTGTTTAACAAGATAAGAAATTAAAGTGGTGTGTTCTTTTAAAAAACTAACACGAAAAGAAAGCCGATGACAATCGTGTCAAAAAGACATATATGATACGTACGCAGATAcattataaagtaaacaaaaatattttctgaaatatttattgtcatatttgTTAACTAATATCAGCAAagcgacgggtgtcacatgttgagcaggatctgcgtaccatCCGGGGCACCTGCGATCAGCACCTGTGTTTGGTGCGGTTCGTGTGACACATTagttagttttatatgttgtgttttgtgtactgttgtttgtctgtaggtttttttttctttttaagccattacattgtcaattttatgtataatttTACATCGTCAGCTAACTTTTGATCCTGAATATCGCAACAAttccattttataaaacaaatgttcaCTGCGATGATCATAGGTGGCTTTAAGGGTAGGAGGGTGTCCTGGTGGGTTTTCTCGGAATTAGAACAATGTCTGGGTAGGGCGACTTGTGATCCTGTTGACTTTTACCTTGTAAACTAGCATGTTAAATCGAGGTCAGAGTGTCAGTCGTCATATCGCTTTAATGCACTTGATTAATCATTTGTTTGAAACTAGTATCGTATTAGATAACCCAAGCGTTTATTGCGTCTGAATGATAATTAAATAATTGCAATGTAATCCTCAAAGCAAGACCACATTTTTTAGAACACACAACTTAGTATTACCCAAGACCAGATTAACTATTAAAGCTAAACAGACTAGGTATGAACGATGGTATTGAAATTCAATGTGTAAAAAACAGGagttcaatttcttttattatcattgtatgattatttttaaatattcaaaaaataagatttatctTATATTTTGTAGTCATCGGTAATGGTTTACCTGTTGTGAAAATGAATTCAGGATTTGACGCACATCATTCGTATGATGTCAAACTAAACGGACACATTCCAAATGGTAACTCAACCAAAGGACAAAATGGAAGCATACATCGATCTGAAAAATTGTTAAACGGAAATGGATATACTTCGAATGGCAATGGTCTTTTAAATCATAATGACAATGTCAGGGAAAAACATACCCCGCTTCCGGAAGATGATGTTCGCATGGAGCGAAGTCTTGGACTAATAAGCGGAACCGCTATTATAGCAGGCACAATGATCGGTTTGTTTACCTGCTTTCTGTTTTGCATGtacattttgaatttgaattactAGTAAAAGAGATGAGAAATATTCGTAGATGACATAGAAACCCATTAGAAAATAAAAGATGTATAGAGGTGTCCCTATCTCATCGAAATTCGACTAATTACTTGATTTGATTAAAGAGCAATACCAACGGTTATGCATTTCGATACTATATCTTCACACTTTACCTGATATCACAAACAGTTTTAAAGGAGCTCGTATTTCATAAGTTTAAGTTTTCAGCGGTCTGTTGATTACACATAATAATGTCCTTTGATGGCTGGATACTTAGGGACGTATTTGTTAACGTAGGGAGTTGACGCCAATGAGATAAAACAACAACCCGTAACaaatatttcaacaacaaaaaagacacacatCAACTAGAGGTCAAGATCTCTAACAATAGATAATATATAAAGCGTTGTATTGTCCCAACTCgagaaaatatttgaataaattattatttcaaatatataccaCAGTACAAAGTCTCCATCTTGCTTAAAAATATTGGGCGTAATATTGATAAAACCACTGACGAGTTTTCCTGACTTGGAAAAGACAACAGATACTTGGACCAGTGTTGGTATCcgcaataaaacaaaatatcgaaCATTAAGGTAAATTCAGAGGAGAGACATTCACGCAACTGTCATTTATTTGACTTGATACTGTCTTTTTCACAGAAAAATTGTGGGTTAAAtatgattttatagctagcttcaCTAGAGAGAAAAACATTTAGTATTTTCCCTATTATCTAAAAGACTTTTAAAGTtaatgttttgttcattgttgacacTGCAGACAGAGTCACAAAGTAGAACAATTTATTGTGTTTCGCACCGTTTCCTATTCGCGTCCATTTAAGAAAAAGAGAgtagaaaatataatttttaataaaatggaGAATTTGCTAatcatttgaaaaacaatttGTACTTGAAGTTTTAAGTTTTGCATTGTGTTTAAAATCTTTCTGGTTTTGTTTTTTGAACAATAAAGGGAACATTATTATGATAAATCCACTCAGAGCAAATTATACGTATGTAATTATAGGTTCCGGAATATTTGTTTCACCTAAAGGTGTATTGGAAGGAGCCGGATCTGTAGGAATGAGTTTAGTCATATGGCTTAGTTGTGGTATAATATCCATGTTAGGTATGTATCTAGAACAAATATCATATACCCCAGTCATTctcttatagtcaatatgtttggTTCTGTTCATAAAATGTTTTGCTCTATTCTCAAAATAATTACCAAACAATCCATTTCACTTCATTTTGTAACATTGGacaagataaataaaattgagaatggaaatggggaatgtgtcaaagagacaacaacccgaccaaataaaaaaaacaacagcagagggtcaccaacaggtcttcaatgtagcgagaaaatcccgcacccggaggcgtccttcaactggagAGATTCAAGAgaatattttaatacaatagGAATGCATATTTCTGAagattttgctgtttttttcatTACTCTCAGTAGTTTAACGGTATtgattgaaattaaaatgaatttggATTTGATGatgatttattgatttattttcagGAGCCCTGACATATGCTGAGTTAGGGACAACAATCGCCCGTTCTGGCGGAGAGCATGCATATCTCATGGAAGCATTCAATCCAAACgataaacacaaatgttttgGAAGAATACCAGCGTTTTTATTTGACTGGATCAGCGTATTTATCATTAGACCGTCCATGTTTGCTATTATGTGCTTCACTCTCGGGACTTATGTTACTCAGCCTTTCTATCACGACTGTTTACCACCTATATACTTAACAAAAATATTCACAGTTTTAGCAATGGGTAAGATAATTTAATCATTATGTAGGGGAAATAttacaaattatgaattttacaaatgtaaaagcatttctttttttttaagagtCTGCCTGGATATGACCATTGTATGAAGCACGTGGTTCATTTCTAAGCAGCAGTTATAAGTAACTACTG is from Mytilus galloprovincialis chromosome 6, xbMytGall1.hap1.1, whole genome shotgun sequence and encodes:
- the LOC143080804 gene encoding b(0,+)-type amino acid transporter 1-like isoform X3, which encodes MNSGFDAHHSYDVKLNGHIPNGNSTKGQNGSIHRSEKLLNGNGYTSNGNGLLNHNDNVREKHTPLPEDDVRMERSLGLISGTAIIAGTMIGSGIFVSPKGVLEGAGSVGMSLVIWLSCGIISMLGALTYAELGTTIARSGGEHAYLMEAFNPNDKHKCFGRIPAFLFDWISVFIIRPSMFAIMCFTLGTYVTQPFYHDCLPPIYLTKIFTVLAMVLLCVINCMSIKFAERIQVVMMVVKLLAAAIIVGGGFYSLSQGNTETIASGFEGTGTETSIIVLSFYNGLWAYDGWNNLNFVTEELQNPRKNIPRAICIAIPLVTVVYIVVNIGYFAVLTQAEILESGAVAVEWGKRMLGVMQWIIPVFVVCSCFGSANGSLFSSGRNTTITLNKMPPNRILYTDYVMLPHMMVICRLCYHSYTYGDTLRSRP